From a region of the Aeoliella mucimassa genome:
- a CDS encoding radical SAM protein — MLARLATRMLMETDKRLLWKFAYNFGYKGMRSVQKYKQRLKKGVHFPPFLFISIINSCQLRCQGCWVDVSSPRQMLSLEELDRLVTDSKKHGNSFFGLLGGEPFMHPQMLELLARHPDCYFQIFTNGQLITDEVAAKLRKLGNATPLISIEGSEVVSDERRGGQEVFNKTVAGLKNCIKHRLIVGVTSSICQTNYDLVSEQWLKQLIDLGVHYVWFNTYRVVGPEPAPHLALRPEQVLELRRFIVNMRTRMPIGIVEPYWDDRGQALCPMSTGVSHHIGPSGSIEPCPIIQFSKENIRDSDSIYDLMTNSQFLKDFRELSAEATRGCVVLERPDLVKDIVIEHSASDTTQRQTAMAELDKLAPSSSQHNPETQIPEKHWLYRFAKKHWYFGFGAYT; from the coding sequence ATGCTCGCCCGACTTGCTACCCGGATGCTGATGGAAACCGATAAGCGACTGCTTTGGAAGTTCGCTTATAACTTCGGTTACAAAGGCATGCGATCGGTTCAGAAATACAAACAGCGGCTGAAAAAGGGAGTGCACTTTCCCCCTTTTCTCTTCATCTCAATCATTAACTCTTGCCAACTCCGTTGCCAGGGTTGCTGGGTCGATGTATCGTCGCCCAGGCAAATGCTGAGCCTTGAGGAACTCGATCGCCTGGTAACTGACTCCAAAAAGCACGGCAATAGCTTCTTTGGCTTGCTCGGCGGCGAGCCGTTCATGCATCCACAGATGCTCGAGCTGCTGGCCAGGCATCCAGACTGCTACTTTCAGATCTTCACCAACGGCCAATTGATCACCGACGAAGTCGCGGCAAAGCTGCGCAAGCTTGGCAACGCAACCCCGCTGATCAGCATCGAAGGCTCTGAGGTCGTTAGCGACGAGCGTCGCGGAGGCCAGGAAGTTTTCAATAAGACCGTTGCCGGTCTGAAGAACTGCATCAAGCACCGACTCATCGTTGGTGTCACTAGCAGTATCTGCCAAACCAACTACGATCTGGTTAGCGAGCAATGGCTGAAGCAACTCATCGACCTCGGCGTGCACTACGTATGGTTTAACACGTATCGAGTGGTTGGTCCCGAGCCGGCTCCGCATCTCGCCTTGCGGCCTGAACAAGTTCTGGAGTTGCGCCGGTTTATCGTCAACATGCGGACTCGGATGCCGATCGGCATCGTCGAGCCCTACTGGGACGATCGCGGCCAGGCACTTTGCCCCATGTCGACAGGTGTGAGTCATCACATTGGTCCCTCCGGTTCGATCGAACCTTGCCCGATCATTCAGTTCTCCAAGGAGAACATTCGCGACAGCGACAGTATCTACGATCTGATGACCAACTCGCAGTTCCTGAAGGACTTTCGCGAGTTGTCGGCCGAGGCCACGCGAGGCTGCGTGGTGCTCGAACGACCTGATCTTGTGAAAGATATTGTCATCGAGCATTCCGCCAGCGATACCACGCAGCGCCAAACGGCCATGGCGGAGTTAGACAAGCTGGCTCCTAGCAGCAGTCAACACAATCCAGAAACACAAATCCCAGAGAAACACTGGCTCTATCGCTTTGCGAAAAAGCACTGGTATTTCGGATTTGGAGCCTACACGTAA
- a CDS encoding polyprenyl synthetase family protein, with amino-acid sequence MELPVISLPRAVPLQRERKPKENIPQTRGEREQIRSRLRAYVEEVGAVPPLSMTELRGIAEQFVEREGLDTIYTDYVGVLLNSEVWRDHLATIPFERRLLLLPKCLRIEDQCPAPFDEFGLLCKQCGLCSIQDLQEEAERLGYAVLVAEGSALVMAIIETGKIDAIVGVSCLSVLERSFPYMEAAAIPGIAIPLLQDDCVDVTVDLDWVWEVLHLTSDDRTHRLNLDGLREEVKGWFDSAMLEHLMGPAASETEVQAREWLAKDGKRWRPFLTACVWKAAQEDHDVEIPDSVKKAAIAVECFHKASLAHDDIEDNDDYRYGEATLHKQHGVPVALNLGDLLLGDGYRLILECDAPAEARLAMTQAAASGHRTLSLGQGAELNWTLAPSPLSLTQVLDIFRKKTSPAFEVALQLGASLVGATSEEMQIITRYSEALGIAYQIRDDVEDLTDADSPNDLLAMRPSLPLAILHERTKAKPEQRALVEKAWRRECTPEEIATIKELMEEFEVETRCRVLQESYKEEAVQCLKDLKSASLKGLLRRVVSKIFSIEVKDWCSEFEARNAASSETSPQSTGGSNAAG; translated from the coding sequence ATGGAATTACCCGTAATAAGCTTGCCGCGTGCGGTTCCTCTGCAACGTGAACGCAAGCCGAAAGAGAACATCCCGCAAACTCGCGGTGAGCGCGAGCAGATACGTAGTCGGCTGCGCGCCTACGTAGAGGAAGTCGGTGCGGTTCCTCCGCTAAGTATGACCGAACTCCGGGGCATTGCCGAGCAGTTTGTGGAACGGGAAGGCTTGGACACCATCTACACCGACTACGTCGGTGTGCTGCTCAACAGCGAAGTCTGGCGCGATCATCTGGCGACCATCCCGTTCGAACGCCGGCTACTGCTGCTCCCCAAGTGTCTGCGAATTGAAGACCAGTGCCCCGCTCCGTTCGACGAGTTCGGCCTGCTCTGCAAGCAATGCGGACTTTGTTCGATTCAAGACCTGCAGGAAGAAGCCGAGCGGCTTGGTTACGCTGTGTTGGTGGCCGAAGGTTCGGCCCTGGTGATGGCGATTATCGAAACCGGAAAAATCGACGCCATCGTAGGTGTTAGCTGCTTGTCGGTGCTCGAACGTTCGTTCCCGTACATGGAAGCGGCCGCAATTCCCGGCATCGCCATTCCCCTGCTGCAAGACGACTGTGTCGATGTCACCGTGGACCTCGACTGGGTGTGGGAAGTACTGCACTTGACCAGCGACGATCGCACGCATCGCTTGAACCTTGATGGCCTCCGTGAAGAAGTGAAGGGGTGGTTCGATTCAGCGATGCTTGAGCATCTCATGGGGCCTGCAGCGAGCGAAACCGAAGTACAAGCCCGCGAGTGGCTGGCGAAGGATGGCAAACGCTGGCGCCCATTCCTGACTGCTTGTGTATGGAAAGCTGCGCAGGAAGATCACGATGTCGAGATCCCCGATTCGGTAAAGAAGGCAGCCATCGCCGTGGAATGCTTCCACAAAGCATCGCTGGCCCACGACGACATCGAAGACAACGACGACTATCGCTACGGCGAAGCGACTCTGCACAAGCAGCATGGCGTGCCGGTTGCGCTGAACTTGGGCGACCTTTTGCTCGGTGATGGATATCGACTGATACTCGAGTGCGACGCGCCCGCTGAAGCACGTCTGGCCATGACCCAGGCGGCAGCCTCTGGCCATCGCACGCTGAGTCTCGGCCAAGGTGCGGAACTCAACTGGACCCTGGCCCCCTCGCCCTTGAGCCTGACTCAGGTGCTCGACATTTTCCGCAAGAAAACGTCGCCAGCGTTCGAAGTTGCCCTGCAACTGGGAGCTTCGCTTGTTGGTGCAACCAGCGAGGAGATGCAAATCATCACTCGCTATAGCGAAGCCCTCGGTATCGCCTATCAGATTCGCGACGATGTCGAAGACCTGACCGACGCCGATTCGCCAAACGATCTGCTGGCGATGCGTCCTTCGCTTCCCTTGGCTATTCTCCACGAACGCACCAAGGCGAAACCCGAACAGCGAGCCCTTGTCGAAAAAGCCTGGCGGCGAGAGTGCACGCCCGAAGAGATCGCAACCATCAAGGAATTGATGGAAGAGTTCGAAGTAGAAACCCGCTGCCGAGTACTGCAAGAGTCGTACAAGGAAGAAGCGGTGCAATGCCTGAAGGACCTGAAGAGCGCCAGCCTAAAAGGGCTGCTGCGGCGCGTCGTTAGCAAGATTTTCTCCATCGAAGTGAAGGACTGGTGCAGTGAGTTTGAGGCTCGAAATGCTGCAAGTAGCGAGACTAGCCCCCAATCAACTGGGGGAAGCAACGCCGCTGGTTGA
- a CDS encoding prenyltransferase/squalene oxidase repeat-containing protein has product MLQVARLAPNQLGEATPLVENFYWSQLNDDGGFADRDGKSDLYYTAFGLQGLAALQCEVPVEKVRHYLSSFADGEGLDCVHTACLARCWASVAPGQVDPTLTSKLLSEIEAYRTPDGGYHIDRDSEHGDIYGCFLALGAYQDLGQTPPNPSGIVQCVQALRTEDGGYSNGYGLTMGLTPPTAAAETLLRHLAPSAQHADAEHELWLLRRLHPDGGFYALDEAPLPDLLSTATAIHALAGMKSPIEPLQDACLDFLDTLWTAQGGFYGTWEDDTLDCEYTYYGLLALGHLSL; this is encoded by the coding sequence ATGCTGCAAGTAGCGAGACTAGCCCCCAATCAACTGGGGGAAGCAACGCCGCTGGTTGAGAACTTCTATTGGAGCCAACTGAACGACGATGGTGGATTCGCCGACCGCGACGGCAAGAGCGACCTCTACTACACCGCCTTTGGCCTGCAAGGTCTTGCGGCTTTGCAGTGCGAGGTTCCCGTCGAGAAAGTCCGGCATTATCTCTCGTCATTCGCTGACGGCGAGGGACTCGATTGCGTGCACACCGCCTGCTTGGCTCGCTGCTGGGCGTCGGTCGCTCCTGGTCAAGTCGATCCTACGTTAACCAGCAAGTTGCTGAGCGAAATCGAAGCTTACCGCACCCCAGATGGCGGTTACCATATCGATCGTGATTCCGAACATGGCGACATCTATGGTTGCTTTCTTGCTCTGGGGGCCTACCAAGACCTTGGCCAAACGCCCCCCAATCCATCAGGTATTGTTCAGTGCGTGCAAGCTTTGCGTACCGAGGATGGTGGCTACTCCAATGGCTACGGGCTGACGATGGGGCTCACTCCTCCCACCGCTGCCGCGGAAACACTGCTTCGCCACTTGGCACCGAGCGCACAGCACGCCGACGCGGAGCATGAACTCTGGCTGCTGAGACGACTGCACCCCGATGGTGGATTCTACGCACTCGACGAGGCTCCGCTGCCCGATCTGCTATCCACCGCAACCGCGATCCACGCCTTGGCTGGTATGAAGTCGCCAATCGAACCATTGCAGGACGCCTGCCTAGACTTCCTCGACACTTTGTGGACTGCTCAAGGTGGTTTCTATGGAACTTGGGAAGACGACACCTTAGACTGCGAGTACACCTACTATGGGTTGCTTGCCTTGGGACATCTGAGCCTGTAA
- a CDS encoding prenyltransferase/squalene oxidase repeat-containing protein, producing MIDFSFLEQLRLTLKNARDTLLNERNREGHWEGELASSALSTATAVCALSRLLKAPNADSTCDVDVATQQVSAGREWLATYQNTDGGWGDTTNSLSNISTSVLCWCAFAGVESQYSDTVQAAERYITEKSGSLETADLVRTVKERYGKDHTFSVPILTTMTLHGRLGDARRAWRRIPSLPFELSAFPREWFAALRLPVVSYALPALIAIGLVHHHQSPTRNPLTRCVRNVVRRRALKVLESIQPPGGGFLEATPLTSFVLLGLLNSDEYSSPVVAQGAGFLLRSFREDGSWPIDTNLATWVSTLSVNALVNDSDDAKVLSDNSSSHLTDWLLDQQYSERHPYTYAAPGGWAWTDLPGGVPDADDTPGALLALKNLKASDSTLDAVVQAGVQWLLDLQNSDGGIPTFCRGWGTLPFDRSSCDITAHGMRAWNTWRSELPKSMQPKVDKALTQAMSFLVARQRADGAWPPLWFGNQLAVNEDETNLTYGTSRVVLALAELEKQGTRLQQQSSCMKRGTDWLLTAQNADGGWGGVEAVPSSIEETAYALEALTAVAMIQAIPNIEQVIRCGAKWLIEHTNQGTNFPATPVGFYFAKLWYHERLYPMIYTVAALGGTHAYLSAETPATVMEPTS from the coding sequence ATGATCGATTTCTCGTTCCTCGAACAACTGCGACTTACGCTCAAGAACGCGCGTGACACGCTGCTTAACGAGCGGAACCGTGAGGGACATTGGGAAGGCGAACTGGCAAGCAGTGCCCTTTCCACGGCAACCGCGGTGTGTGCTCTTTCACGCCTGCTAAAGGCTCCCAACGCTGACTCCACCTGCGATGTGGATGTCGCAACCCAGCAGGTTTCAGCCGGTCGCGAATGGTTAGCAACTTACCAGAACACTGACGGCGGTTGGGGCGACACGACCAATAGCCTGAGCAACATCAGTACTTCGGTACTGTGCTGGTGTGCGTTTGCGGGGGTCGAGTCGCAGTACTCCGACACGGTACAAGCAGCTGAGCGGTACATCACCGAGAAGTCAGGGAGTCTCGAAACCGCCGATCTAGTCCGCACAGTAAAAGAACGATACGGTAAGGATCATACCTTCTCGGTACCGATCCTCACCACCATGACGCTACATGGCCGACTCGGCGACGCCCGTCGCGCTTGGCGGCGAATCCCATCGTTGCCCTTTGAGCTCTCGGCTTTCCCACGCGAGTGGTTCGCCGCTCTGCGATTGCCAGTCGTCAGCTACGCCCTGCCCGCATTGATCGCCATCGGACTAGTTCATCATCACCAGAGCCCCACCCGCAACCCTCTGACTCGCTGCGTTCGCAATGTAGTGCGTCGTCGAGCACTAAAGGTGCTTGAAAGCATCCAACCGCCGGGCGGTGGGTTTCTGGAAGCGACTCCGCTCACCAGTTTTGTACTTCTCGGACTGCTCAACTCCGACGAATACTCCTCACCAGTAGTCGCTCAAGGTGCAGGCTTTCTCCTCCGCTCCTTCCGAGAAGATGGCAGTTGGCCCATCGATACGAACCTGGCCACCTGGGTAAGCACGCTTTCGGTCAATGCATTAGTGAATGATTCGGATGACGCCAAGGTGCTCAGCGACAACTCCTCATCACACCTTACTGACTGGCTACTCGACCAGCAGTATAGCGAACGCCACCCCTACACCTACGCTGCCCCAGGTGGTTGGGCGTGGACCGATCTGCCAGGCGGCGTGCCCGATGCTGACGACACCCCTGGCGCGCTACTTGCGCTGAAGAACCTGAAGGCTAGCGACTCAACGCTCGACGCTGTCGTACAAGCAGGCGTGCAATGGTTGCTCGACCTACAAAACTCCGATGGGGGAATCCCCACCTTCTGTCGCGGCTGGGGAACACTGCCTTTTGATCGCAGCAGCTGCGATATCACTGCCCATGGAATGCGAGCCTGGAATACCTGGCGTTCTGAGCTGCCGAAATCAATGCAACCAAAAGTCGACAAGGCCCTAACACAGGCTATGTCGTTTCTGGTTGCTCGACAGCGCGCCGATGGTGCCTGGCCCCCACTCTGGTTCGGCAATCAGCTCGCTGTAAACGAAGATGAAACCAATCTCACGTACGGTACTTCTCGCGTGGTGCTTGCTCTGGCGGAGCTCGAAAAGCAGGGCACTAGATTGCAACAGCAGTCATCATGCATGAAGCGTGGAACAGATTGGTTGCTAACCGCCCAGAATGCAGACGGGGGCTGGGGAGGAGTGGAGGCTGTTCCTTCGTCGATTGAGGAAACCGCTTACGCTTTGGAAGCACTGACCGCGGTCGCCATGATTCAAGCCATTCCCAACATCGAACAGGTGATTCGCTGTGGGGCCAAATGGCTCATCGAGCATACCAACCAAGGGACCAACTTCCCTGCGACTCCAGTAGGATTCTACTTTGCCAAACTCTGGTACCATGAGCGGCTATATCCCATGATCTACACGGTCGCCGCACTGGGGGGAACGCATGCCTACTTGTCAGCTGAGACTCCAGCAACTGTCATGGAGCCGACGTCATGA
- a CDS encoding cysteine desulfurase family protein, which yields MTLYLDDNASTRVDPRVIDLMVDVMRNQYGNAGSSHIFGSQAKQLIHTARDQIANLVAARRHEVIFTSGATESNNLALLGLAEHGLRTGKRHIVSTQIEHKAVLEPLEQLRTRGFDITLVPCDSQGVVSAESIVDSIRDDTLLLSVMQVNNETGVRQPIAAFAEAIVSRDVWFHVDAAQGFGKDLDPLTHAGIDLISISGHKIHGPQGVGALIARRHKNELPPLQPLMFGGGQELGIRPGTLPTALIAGFGLAAELAAAEADARKAHCQQVRALLFESLNSLSVTCHGSSKDQLPNTMNISIHGISSDQAIEVLDDCLALSDGSACTSVCATASHVLRAMGVPDSLADCAIRLSWSYQTNLAELRDTLPHAIGILGDLQNNDSTSS from the coding sequence ATGACACTGTATCTCGACGACAATGCATCCACGCGAGTCGACCCACGTGTCATTGACTTAATGGTCGATGTCATGCGAAACCAATATGGCAATGCTGGTAGTTCGCACATATTCGGCTCGCAGGCCAAGCAGCTGATCCATACGGCTCGCGACCAAATCGCGAACTTAGTAGCCGCACGTCGCCACGAGGTAATCTTTACTAGCGGAGCGACAGAGAGTAACAATCTGGCACTCCTCGGACTTGCAGAGCATGGCTTACGAACCGGCAAGCGTCATATCGTTAGCACACAAATCGAACACAAGGCAGTGCTGGAACCACTGGAGCAACTGCGAACACGTGGTTTCGATATCACTCTGGTTCCTTGCGATTCCCAAGGCGTTGTTTCGGCAGAGTCGATCGTCGATTCCATCCGCGACGATACGTTGCTGCTGAGTGTCATGCAGGTGAACAACGAGACCGGAGTCCGCCAACCAATAGCTGCCTTCGCCGAGGCCATAGTGTCTCGCGACGTGTGGTTCCATGTCGATGCAGCCCAAGGATTTGGTAAAGACCTCGATCCACTCACCCACGCTGGAATCGATCTAATCAGCATCAGTGGGCATAAGATTCACGGCCCTCAGGGCGTTGGTGCCCTGATCGCGCGACGCCACAAGAACGAGTTGCCCCCACTACAGCCCTTAATGTTCGGCGGTGGCCAGGAACTCGGCATTCGCCCCGGCACCTTGCCAACTGCGTTAATCGCAGGGTTTGGACTGGCCGCCGAACTAGCAGCCGCGGAAGCCGACGCACGCAAAGCTCACTGCCAGCAGGTAAGAGCCTTGTTGTTCGAATCGCTAAACTCGCTTTCCGTTACTTGCCATGGCAGCTCTAAAGACCAGCTTCCGAACACCATGAATATCTCCATCCATGGCATTAGCTCTGATCAAGCGATTGAGGTGCTCGATGACTGCCTGGCCTTGTCCGACGGATCGGCTTGCACCTCGGTCTGCGCCACTGCGAGTCACGTTTTGCGTGCGATGGGAGTCCCCGACTCCCTGGCGGATTGTGCTATTAGACTCTCTTGGAGCTATCAGACAAACTTAGCGGAATTACGCGACACTCTACCGCATGCCATTGGTATACTTGGTGACTTGCAAAACAACGATTCAACGTCATCCTAG
- a CDS encoding MIP/aquaporin family protein, giving the protein MNTSDNAPRVSTSFQRYFAEAIGTFALVFLGAGAAAVDSATGGAITHVGIAIVFGLVVFAIISAIGEQSGAHINPAVTLGFWISGRFASRDVLPYIVAQCLGAIVAGSALKLLFTQATSLGETLPRYSAQQSFLLEIILTWFLMYVILSVATRAKEEGLVAGLAIGATVGLLAMMGGPICGASMNPARSLGPALASGNLQMLWIYLIGPTIGAALAVFTYKITHN; this is encoded by the coding sequence ATGAACACATCGGATAATGCCCCGCGGGTTTCCACTTCATTTCAGCGTTACTTCGCCGAAGCGATTGGTACCTTCGCCCTCGTGTTCTTGGGAGCGGGAGCGGCCGCAGTGGATAGCGCGACCGGTGGGGCCATCACGCACGTTGGTATCGCTATCGTGTTTGGTTTGGTGGTTTTCGCAATCATCTCGGCAATAGGAGAGCAGTCGGGCGCTCATATCAATCCAGCGGTCACCTTGGGGTTTTGGATTTCTGGCCGTTTTGCTTCACGCGACGTCCTCCCCTACATCGTTGCCCAATGCTTAGGGGCGATCGTCGCCGGATCTGCGTTGAAACTACTCTTTACGCAAGCCACTTCGCTGGGCGAGACGCTCCCGCGATATTCGGCTCAACAATCTTTCTTGCTCGAAATCATTCTCACCTGGTTTTTGATGTACGTCATTCTATCTGTTGCAACGCGGGCCAAGGAGGAAGGACTCGTTGCAGGCTTGGCCATTGGTGCAACCGTAGGTTTACTCGCCATGATGGGAGGGCCGATCTGCGGAGCGTCGATGAATCCCGCTCGATCGCTAGGCCCCGCACTTGCTTCAGGGAACTTGCAGATGCTCTGGATCTATCTAATTGGCCCCACGATCGGTGCCGCGCTGGCCGTTTTCACGTACAAGATCACGCATAACTGA
- a CDS encoding methyltransferase domain-containing protein: MSSVSKSVKSYDSSDPAYYDAFRVFLEHTNQKQNAMQWLEQAVSKLSQRRVLIDAGAGNGTLTQWLLESFDSGIGIEPNESLFNELAPLCGRSHQVTIMDSEPEAIGDLVLCSHVFYYIPKSEWSSNLQRLLSWLDDEGVLVLALQNPRTDCMQMVQHFLGDSFDISQLVPMLNDMEGGPYRAELERVQATIHANDLETACQIAEFVLNVLPVPEGLPWGDLEKYVEERFADLDGGYSFSCHQDFLKIQRQ; encoded by the coding sequence AAATCCTATGATTCAAGCGATCCCGCATACTACGATGCCTTTCGTGTTTTCCTTGAACACACGAACCAGAAGCAGAATGCGATGCAATGGCTTGAGCAGGCTGTTTCAAAACTATCTCAGCGACGCGTACTAATCGACGCCGGAGCGGGCAATGGTACGCTGACTCAGTGGTTGCTCGAGTCGTTCGATTCTGGCATCGGTATTGAGCCCAACGAGTCGTTGTTCAACGAGTTAGCCCCTCTTTGCGGGCGGTCGCATCAAGTGACCATCATGGATTCGGAACCGGAAGCAATTGGCGATCTTGTTCTCTGTTCGCATGTGTTCTACTACATTCCGAAATCGGAGTGGTCCAGCAACTTGCAGCGTTTGTTAAGTTGGCTCGACGACGAAGGCGTGCTGGTATTGGCGTTACAGAATCCAAGAACCGATTGTATGCAGATGGTACAACACTTTCTTGGAGATTCGTTTGACATCAGTCAGCTGGTACCGATGCTGAACGATATGGAGGGAGGGCCCTACCGCGCCGAACTAGAACGCGTGCAAGCAACCATCCATGCGAATGACCTGGAGACAGCCTGCCAGATTGCGGAGTTTGTGCTGAATGTGTTGCCTGTTCCCGAGGGACTTCCGTGGGGCGATTTAGAAAAGTATGTCGAGGAGCGATTTGCTGACCTAGATGGAGGCTACTCATTTTCTTGCCACCAAGACTTCTTGAAGATCCAACGTCAGTAG